The genomic interval CAGGTCTGCATCATAAAACTCCTGGTGACGCCATGTGAAGATGCAGTATACTGTAATAACATGCATCATGTCAGGGGACACTGCTTGTTTTGCAGCGGTGACGTTCAAATGGTGTTTTGAACAACAACAATTACTCCTGAGTTATACTCCCGACATGAGCTGAGtgtgcgtgttttttttttttccccttcttgtCTTGTTTGCAGTGTCCTCAGTGGAAAGCGCAGGCAACTGGCGCAACCAGCTGGCGGTCGGCCTGACGGAGTACGATTCAACTGACACGCCTCAGTACCCGCACCCCAGAGCTCCTGTTTCTCCGTACAACCGCAGccccacacacaacaggtgaGTTGCTGCAGCTTCGCTTACGAAATCTCCGCTCTGAGCTATGGATGCGAGAGGAAGTGAGTCACTGGCAGATGCATGTCTGTTGCAGTTTAAGTCTTTTGTTCTGTGTGCTGCTGAGCctccagataaaaaaaactacttcaCTCTCTATTTCTCTGCTTGTGTAAGAAGGAGGTTTAATCTTGTGTTGCGCTCGTGTGACCTGAAAGATTCCAAGCCTTGTAACCATGAGGtccgtctctttctgtcttcctgcctctcctctcctctctttctctctgtcttgaCTCATGATTAATGCTCATTTGTGCAGATCTTCCCCGGAAAGCAAAGTGTCTGACACAATGCCTAAAAAATCTGAGTCAGTTGAGGTGATTGGCTCTGAGGCCACTAGTACAGATGAACCATCAGACCACAAGTCTAGCACTTAAGGGTGAGACCAAACCCAGTGGGCTTCTCTGTGTCGTGTTGCCAGTCACATCCATTTCGACATCCCATCTTCATCCGTGTGTTAGTCCTGTGCTGCCTATTTAATCaaatcattcattattttggtcagtcttttctttttatttgtcagGCACAACatcgtttttgtgtttgttcaagAATGCTTCACTCATTATATCGATGAACTTGCACCGTCTTACTTCAAGACAAGGACATACAGGAGAGTTCTCTCTGTAACCATGCCAGTAGCTGTGTGAGGCATTAAAGATGCAAGATAGCATCAGCACGTAAGCGGTATGGGCTGATAAGGATCTTGAAAATGAATTATCGGCCTCAGCgccaaaatgaacatttctgctgatATGACAGACTGATAAGATAAAGCTTCAATGACACTTTAACAACGCCAACCGTCGAccaattacttttttttattttgcccaAAGAACATTTACAATTTGTAAAgcactgtatgtatgtgtgcatctGCAGTGGGCATATCTGCAAAAGTCCTTTCTAACATTGTCATATTATATTTAGCACATATACTGTTTAGCAGGGTTgcttagcatgttagcatgcttacatcTGCCAAGCAATGAATAAAAAGTAACAGTTGAAGAgaagctgaggctgatgggaattttggtcataaaccaaagttttgtacaaataaataacttacttatacatattcctctTACTTATGAGAAGTAAGAGGAATGTGGACCACACCTGCCAGATGTTtctagtgatttttttttcttaattaaaaaaatatataaataaaaagataaattagTTTATggtgctgcattttttttaggtaaaatatGTTGGATTCCTAATCAGttaatatgttttattgtaatCAGATCAAGGCTGGCAGAGTGACATTTTGCGCAGGAACTCATTTAATTAAAGGATCTTAAGatcataataaaaatataataggTTTTTTGCCTTGTGCCCATTTTAGTTCTGGAAAGCGTTACTAGAGGAAAAGCTCAGGTCACAAACAATGTGAATCAAATTAAGTGAAAAGATTTGACTATACTTGAGATCTTTCACTCCGATTGACATTACACTGCTAGCGTGGCTAAACAGTAGGAAGTTTCGATTTACTCCAGCAGAACTTGATCATGTTGTATGCTATCATCAAGTGATGTGGACTTTTTGgtgttttccattttcattcttcagtttttttcccccacaagGTTCAGGCATGTTATCCATGTTCTCAAACATTTAATCTACAGTAGATTTGACTTTATTCTTGTGTCGCTGCCTTCTCAGATTTCACCTGGACAGAAGCTACATGGGCATCCACTGAGGAGGACCAAACCAAACTTTGGCACAAATAAAGCCATGGCCAGCAGCACGAGAAGGGGAAGAGGTTGAAACACAGGCTGTACACaaaccctttttgttttttgctgccaTAACCTTTGGTGTCTTGGGAGATGTTCGTCCGTTAGGTTTTTTGGCAGAGTCTATGTGTACGCTGTCCTCGCGGTAAAGTAACCTCTGAACACAGTGATGACACACTTGAATGACTTTCCCATGTGCCTTGGATTGGATGAATTGTACAGGCAGATGAGAATGTGTCAAGACACTCAAAGAAGTTGCACAAGCACACTGGATTCAAACCCGACTGTGTTTTAAAGACGACAAAAGAGGCAACGCGTTTTTACCGAACTCTGTGTATTTTAACAGGAACTAGCTACTGccttataaaaaaaacagtaggtTATAGAATTAAAAATGACTTTCACCACGTTCATCTTGATAAGTATGACAAAAAAATAGTCTTAAATATTACATCCATCCAAAAGCTTGAACATGTTCACAACGACATGAACTGAAGTGGTCATTAGAGCAGACTTCAATGACTTTTCCAttccttcctttctttaatCTTTGAATCAGAATGTATCATGTCAATATTGTTTAtaggaaaacatttgtttggtGCCGTGATGTGTTTTAAGATGCATGGTAAGAtcgattgtttttttttatttcattttttattttataagaCCTTCTTTTTATATTAACAGAAGACCACTGCCGTGAAAACCATATTTCATGTCTCGttggttgtttttctcacaCATTTGTACAGTCAGTGTGTAGTTATATGTTGTTAGATGTTGTCATAACATATTTTCCACTgggaacaaggatgtgaataaatacatgtgtGACACACAAAtggctggtgttttttttgagAGGCTTGCGTGGCTGGTAAACAACCGGTTCAGGTTCTGTTATTGAAAATAGTtacacattttgggaaatatgcttacGAGCATTTGATATCTTGCTGATAGTTAAGTGAGATGATCAACGCCACTCTTATCTGTCCAGGGAATATGAAATCCATAAGGACACCTgaccatatttcaaggtaaacaacatatttgattaccacctagctaacgttagacaacagctaacattagcattaaacCGCTTCCTGGCTAATGTTTGTTTGATAGCGATAGGAAAGGTTTTTAATTCATTCTAAAATATCAATGCACATCTTGGACACACATTGAAACACACTGGAAGTAATGAAATGGTAAGGTGAGCTAAGAAGGGGCTgaacgctaacgttagctagctagctatcttGAAATATGCCCCGATTCCCTACCTGATTTTCACTATCCATTGTCGAGCAAACCTTGAAGTGGCGAAATGTTAACGAGTTGTCAGATTGCAACCTGGAAATAGAAGAAACTAGAGTGTAAAGTAAGTGTTACGTAGGCTGTCTCGTCTGCTGTcagaacgttagctagctagcatacATTCTGTGATACAgccagtgagaaaataaaagttCATCCTGTGTGATAATGAACTGTAAAATATTTCAAGTATGACACCCGTCAGCAGATTTCCGCATCCACAATGTTTACTCATTTGCTACAGCCTTGTtgaataagcatatttcccgAAATGTCACACTGATCTGATGAggtttttaatttcctttataAATAAACTGTGAATTCTCCGGGCCCAGTGGTCTGTGTATCAGACTGTGCCTTGAGTAATGATCTAAAAAAAGTCAGACAGAAGACATGTCTTCTCTTTAACTGTTAATATCCATTTCCCTTAACAGTCTAGCCGTTCTGGTCGACTCGTATTTTTGTTGTGCAACACTTTAGCAGCTATATCTTCTGTAAAGCTCTGAAAGATGGGGAGGAGCTGTGAGCAATGCAGACTTAACCGCCCCTGAACGCCCCTGCCAGCCCTGTGAAAACGGcccacctgctgctgtcagtccaaCACTTTCCTTTGCCTGAAGCAACTGTCATCCCAAAAGATCCTGACGGCTGGGCCAGCTGGGAGCAGGGGCTGAAAGAAGAATGTGAGCTTGTCTTTCCCCTGCTTGTACCTTAAATATCTTCCATGCAATTCACAGGGTTTAATTTTAGGCTCCACATGAGGCAGGGGCAAACAGTTTGCGGCTGCGGTAGAGGTTGGAGGCAGTTTGATCGGTCCTGAGTCATAGTTTAGACAGACGTTATCCTTCCTTTTaatatcagcaaaaaaaaaaaaagacgtaaaGAAGACGCTACACAACGCAAACATGTCAGACAGTAGAGACCTCGATGATCTCAACGAAGAGGACATCGATGAGGATGAAATCCTTGCTATGCTCTCGCCCGAGGAGCTTAAGGAGCTCCAGAGTGAGATGGATGTTATTATCGCCCCAGACGAGAGTGTACCGGTCGGACAGAGACAGAAGGACCAGACGGAGAAGCCTCCAACAGGGTCGTTCGATCACAGATCCCTGGTTGACTACCTCTACTGGGAGAAAGAGTCCAAACGTATGGTTGAGGAAGAAAGAGTGCCCGCTACTCTGCTGCCCAGTGAGGTAAGAGGTGAACCTCTCAATAGTTCGTGTACAGATCAATTAGAAACAATAAAACCTAGAGTTCTGAAATGTTACTGgcagaatgaaaaataaaagcagtgtgTGGGGAAGACCGGTGGAATAACCTTGGTCtggtttgttgttgtcatcagAAAACGTTGAGGGAggaagctgaaaataaagaagaagaagaaaaaaccaAAGAAGCAGAATATGAAGTGTATGAAGTGATAGAGGAAATCATTGAGGAAGACGCTGTAGATGGTACGGATGGAGAGGAAATTGTAGAGGAAATCATCGAGGAAATCATTGAGGAGGTTGATGAAACGGACAAAGTGGTGGATGTGAAAGCTGAGAAAGAGACGCCATCACATGTGAGCACAGACAAAGATGAAAATACAGATGAACATTTTGAGCCTCCggacaacaacacagaaaaagccCCAGAAAACCAGACAGATGACAATCAGCCATCTTCGGATACAAAGGAGAAGAGTGAGAGCTCAGCCCCAGAACAAAGCACATCACAAGttgaagagaaagaggaaattaAAACCACTGACTCTGTGCATCCTAAAGAGGCACCAGAGGAGCCCGAGACAAATGAGAGTAATGATAAGCTCCCAccgaaagaggagaggaaaattaacaaattaaaaattcCAAAGCTGGCACTCAACAATGTAAAAATGACATCGAGACCCTCAGGAAATGAGACAAACTTGGATTCGACACTCGACAAAATCCGCAAAAACAACCCGTCCATCACTGATGTGAACCTCAACAACATAGAAAACATTCCCAAAGAGATGCTGCTGGACTACGTCAACGCCTTGAAGAAGAACAAACATGTGAAAACCTTCAGCATAGCCAACACCGGCGTCGATGAAAACATAGCGTTCAATCTGGCCAACATGTTGCGGGAGAATCGCAGCATCGCGACTCTCAACATCGAGTCCAACTTTATAACAGGGAAGGGCATCGTCGCCATCATCCGCTGCCTCCAGTTCAACGAGACTCTCACGGAGCTGCGTTTCCACAACCAGAGGCACATGCTAGGTCATCACGCAGAGATGGAGATCTCACGCTTGCTCAAGGCCAACAACACCCTCCTGAAGATGGGCTACCACTTTGAGCTGCCGGGGCCCAGGATGGTGGTGACCAACCTGTTAACCAGGAACCTTGACCGGCAGAGGcagctgaggaaggaggagacgAAGCAGCAGCAACTGAAGGAGCGGAAGGAGCTGATGCAGATGTATGAGAACACTCTAAATCTGCCTCCTGGTTTACTTGAGATGCTTGGGTACATACCACCTCTAGAACTCCTCCAGCAGCACGGACTCGTCCCACCCTCGACGAAACTCAGCACCGTacctgaaacacaccaggaGGAAGAACGACCCGAGCCTCGGAAGCAGTTCAAACACAAAAGCCCCACCAGACAACCTAGTGCCGAACCAACAAGCCCAATAAGGGACGTCCAGTTGAAGAGGACTCCAAAGAAGCGTGACCCTTTCCTGGATCTGGACCCGAGGGATAACAAAAGATCAGAGAGGGCGAGTTTCCAACTGAGGAAGACTCCCAAAGTGAGGGCGGCAGGCAGTGAAGAAACGACAGACGAAAGACCGAACCTGAGCGAGATGATTAAGACTCTGAAGCCCATCCCTCGCAGGCGAGTGCCGCCAAAGGTCGATCTTACACCCCGGGATCAGCTCCTAAAAGAGATCAAACAGAGCAATGTCGCCTATCTAAAAGCGGTGAGTATCCCAGATTTTTTTACGATGGGAACCCTCGAGTTGGGACCTAAACCTGGACCCTATGTTTCGaagttttggtgtgtaaatgattcatacttaaGAGTTTTGGAACACCCTGCATCCTGTTAAGATCATCTTCTACAGAAATCCAAGTTATCTTTCCACTGTTTCCTTTGTCTTTGCTTGCAGGTGCCGCTCCCTAAAGTCCTGGAATCAAGTGAAACGAGTCTCTTCTGAAGCTGCATTTTCACCACCTGTTTGCTTTCAACACACTGTCTATTTATTTAACACATATTTGAAATTAGTCACTCTAAAAGCTTCTCAAATGAACTTCGCAAAACAAGCGAGCTGTGCTTTCATCACACATGATAATATAAGCAAGGTGTCGTTCCACTCTcgtgttttttctctcactaAATTGTGGCCGTTGTCTTTAGGAATAAAGGAATGTCTttctacattaaaatgtatttgaaatgtcTTCTGTCATTTGctatctttaaaaaacacagagcacgGTTTAAAATATCATTAGAGGACTTGTGTTTATTGTCCAAATATATGCCATGTTTATGAGAGTTTGTGCCATAAAGTAGATTTTTAAGATTACTTTGTTTGCAGCTTGGAGCAAACCTGTGCAATATATTTGCATTTCGCTATAAAAACTCCTCTACTCTGCTCAGGGTTTttccttctctgcctctttgtttATTAGCAAAATGAAATGCTGTGATGCAACGCTATCAGTGTCAAACTAAATAGATCCCAAGTGAATCATTATAGTACTCCCAGGTTCTGATTATTAGGGGAAAAgatttgaaaaacaacaaattgttcTATCTTGTTTTCTCTGGCATGGATGGTGGTGGAGTGTAATTAGTAAAATTGAATTGAATGACATTGTGTATAGCCCTGGAGGGGATCTACAATTCATGACAAGAACAACttaactgtgataaaaacacacagctatATATTCACACTGGTACTCAATTGAAAAGACTGCAACATAAATCAGGTTatctttatttgtctttttggttttttttaatcgagGACAGCCATGTTTTCTTCAAGTTCTGTGATTTGACCACTTTTCAAGAATGAAAagtcacatgaaaacacatgatATAGCATCCATATAACAAACAAACCATCTCTGAACTGCCATTTGTGAAGGTAGCATGCACAAACCGCAATCAATGTGCACTTGTGAGAAACGACAGGAAACAATGGCTCTTACTATCAGGATTAGCAGTATAAAATGAACACTGACATTACAGGTGGttaaatttaattttttttttctaataaggaAAAAGGGATTTGATTCCAACAGCGGACGTGGAAAAATAGCACATCAATGAATTAAAGTTAATAAtttactattttgtctcattgCCAGACGCATGTACTCTGCATCCTGCAGCCAGTGCACATTTCTGCATGCTATATTATGataaaagacaacaaacatgTACATATCATGACATAATATTCAAACAATAAAGCTGCACTTGCCATTCACTTTTTTTCAATATTGCATAGCTGTGATCAGAAGGGATACACTCAGGCCAGCCTGTATGGGTCAGGAACTGTGTGAGAAGAGGAATCGTTTAACACAAGTTTCGTTAATCAGGCCATAAAACTACATCTCCACAAGAAGCAAACTGGTCTCCGATCAGTATTCATATAGCTCCTGAAGTGACAAGATGGGAGTTATTGCTGTCTAATAAAGCAGTTAACAGTTCACTGGGTGTCGGTGGCTGCATCTTGGGAATGTGGTTCTACTCGCtgagaacaaaatgaaatatgCTTGTTTTGAGGTAGCAAACTGAGATAATTAGTTTCCTTCTACAATTGGCATCAAACAACTGCATTAGACATTATGTTTAGACATTTCGTTTTGCTTTGCTGAAATAAATACTCAGTCGTCGCGTGGAACAAAGTGCGTTATCCGACATaggaaatgatttgtttttggaATATCTTTTGACACAGGAATGGTCAAACCTTTGGTGACTTTTAATTGCCTAATACCTTCAAACATCCAATCTGTGCTGTGATTGTGCAAATCTTGTTATAATGTTAGTTTCCATCTGTACACTTTAGATTGTGTAAAACTAAcacaaatgtaagaaaataaagtaaacCAAAATGGATACAGAGGAGAAatacaaaaggaaacaaaactgtAACTCAACATGTAAAAAACCTGACACATGGGGCGACGCGATGGAAATTTTAATCCAAACTGTACGACACTAATTTTCCTTGGCACACTGCTGGATAAACTCCTTATTCCTTGTTCAGTTTGCTTTCAATGAAATCCTGAATCTTGttcattttctcctcctgctgatcCAGGAGGTCCATGATGACGCCCATGGGGGTTTTCTTCAGCCCGACGCCCTCGATCTTGTTCTCCAGTCTGTTCTTCATGTTGCGCAGTCTCAGAGAGGCATGGATCAGGATTActacagggggaaaaaaaaacaacatgaagttgttcatattttttttcattaaatgtgaaaaataaaaagtaaaaaatgtcaAGTTGTCTTCAAGTTGATGCGACATTTTAATTTGGAGTTGATCTCGGAAAACATAACGTGATACTGTCGCAGCTCAGACTTTGAAGCAGGTGTAAGGAGTGGCATATCTTTTATTCCCATGTCGAGCAGATAGTGAACGCATTACATCAGCCAGTAAATGTAGTTCTGTCCAAATCAACAACCCATAGCAACCCGTCAACACGGGCGGCAGTGGGCAAGCCTCCTGGGAGGCGATCAAACTGTCTCATCTATCCCTCGTGATGTTAGAGCTGCTACATTTGTTCTAACGATCCAACCCATCAATTATCTAAACCACTCTGCTGTCGGTCTGACTCGAAAAGGCATTCAGAGAGCCGaggcaaaacacaaaactataCCTCTAGACGAAGTCATAGCTCACCCCGCAATGCTGACTTTATTTTACAACCCATGACCGAATACACATCAGTAACTCTGTACATGCTGTTCTATCCTACAGTGAGTCAGAGTGAGAGAGTTTGGAAAAACTTGTTCACAGAAAACCTCAGATATGCATCCCTGAGTGACTCACCAGCCCCCTTTAGAAGTTATCACAGTGTAAAGCCAACAAGTGATTGCAATATACTGTAGGGAACACAAGTTTACTTCACATGAGAGTGGAGAACACTACTTCTATATTGagaataaatatatttgtaaatCTGCTGAATTCAAAGTAAAATAACCGTTCCTAACCTCGGATCATGAAGCTTTACAGTTAGCAGatcttttgcatttttgtgtCAAAATGATAGACACagaaaatgatgtgtgtttgatgaCTAAATCTAATTTACAAGAGCCGAGCCTTTATATTGCCAGTGGGAGTGTGACTTGTTGGAAGTGAACCAAAAATGACTGACAGCTTAATTTCCCCATGTTCTGTTATGTAACGTACATGGCTTTCAATTACCAGGTGAAGCGGCAACAGGTGAGGTTAGAACAACATtggcaaaaacattttgtcctCAGCAGAACAAAGTTAAGCTTGGGCGTTCATTATTGATACTGGAAGATGCAGTTtaacgaaaaagaaaaaaaaaagaaaacatcttaGCACAACAGCATTCTGTGACTGGAATTCCAGATTCATATAGTAACAAAAAACCCATCTGGCGAAATCTGAGTGTCAAAATTACTGTAATGGCTGGAAAGTTTTTACTAAATTATTACAAATCCATCATAAGAAAGTGAGATTAGCAAGTAAGTCAAACCTCTGGATTAATCTCAGAGAAGTACTATGTCTAATTCCTTTTTCCCAGGATGGCACATGCATGGCTTGCCAAGAGGAAGGGTTGGGcggggaagaaaaaaagtctgttGTAAAGCTCAATTAAAAATTTCATATGGCCCTAATCCTTTTCAGGAACAGATGAAAACACTCCCTTGTACACTTATTCTCTACTCCCTATATAATGACAAAGTCAATAACTTATTCTATAGTGGGCATTAAATTCAGATTTGCAGCCTTACGTGACTCATCATCACCGTGAGTCAGCACTGGGTAGAGTGAAAAGGCCTGATTCATGGTGGGTTGATAGACACTGACTGTTGCTGGACAGATAATAAAGAGCATGGACATGTTTTCAATTTACGCTTAAAAAATGTTCCAGTCATCTCCATGGTAACCAGATGCTATTCTCCAACCACTTTCGACAACCCCAATCTCATTGTGCTACAAAACATGATGCTGTCTGGACCGTAACAAAAATTCTCCAGTTGTTCGACATGAATTCGGTGTCATGCAACACTTCAtggacaaaaacacatcattctTGTCAAGCGTCCTACCGTAAATCTGTCTTTATgtacacataaataaaatgtgatacACTGCATTGTGAGATTGTTAAGTGCACATGGACACTACTATTTTCATTTGATTGTGGGGATTTTTCTAGGGCTCAGTATACTGCATAAACTTTACCTGGAATTGGGAGTAGGCCTGggcaataatgaaaacaatattgAGATAATTTTAGGCTAAATCGCCATACACAATATACATCTCAgtattttcacatatttttaaaagCACTTTTAAATGCTAGGATGGGGCAAAAAtctaatatcacaatattttcgACCAAATATCTTGGTATCGGTATGAGACAAAAAGGATTATGACTAGCACTTCAACAATATATTCACACAGTGAGATTTTAATAAGATGATAAATGATCAGCAGCAGCTTGGacatatatagtctcatatatCTGTagcattatttattattctgtatATGTGAATAAATTCTAGTAGAATgtacatttattatatatttgttttgtttttgttcttactTATATATAGTttgcattattatcattatcattattattgttattattcttTTCTGCTTATTCTGGACTTTAAATGGGAGCAGCTGCAACGCAAGCAATTTCCCCTCGGGGGCCAATAAAGTattactgattctgattcagactCTGATATCACAATAATGATTTAGTA from Sparus aurata chromosome 7, fSpaAur1.1, whole genome shotgun sequence carries:
- the lmod3 gene encoding leiomodin-3, which gives rise to MSDSRDLDDLNEEDIDEDEILAMLSPEELKELQSEMDVIIAPDESVPVGQRQKDQTEKPPTGSFDHRSLVDYLYWEKESKRMVEEERVPATLLPSEKTLREEAENKEEEEKTKEAEYEVYEVIEEIIEEDAVDGTDGEEIVEEIIEEIIEEVDETDKVVDVKAEKETPSHVSTDKDENTDEHFEPPDNNTEKAPENQTDDNQPSSDTKEKSESSAPEQSTSQVEEKEEIKTTDSVHPKEAPEEPETNESNDKLPPKEERKINKLKIPKLALNNVKMTSRPSGNETNLDSTLDKIRKNNPSITDVNLNNIENIPKEMLLDYVNALKKNKHVKTFSIANTGVDENIAFNLANMLRENRSIATLNIESNFITGKGIVAIIRCLQFNETLTELRFHNQRHMLGHHAEMEISRLLKANNTLLKMGYHFELPGPRMVVTNLLTRNLDRQRQLRKEETKQQQLKERKELMQMYENTLNLPPGLLEMLGYIPPLELLQQHGLVPPSTKLSTVPETHQEEERPEPRKQFKHKSPTRQPSAEPTSPIRDVQLKRTPKKRDPFLDLDPRDNKRSERASFQLRKTPKVRAAGSEETTDERPNLSEMIKTLKPIPRRRVPPKVDLTPRDQLLKEIKQSNVAYLKAVPLPKVLESSETSLF